In Bombus pyrosoma isolate SC7728 unplaced genomic scaffold, ASM1482585v1 HiC_scaffold_4722, whole genome shotgun sequence, one genomic interval encodes:
- the LOC122577483 gene encoding uncharacterized protein LOC122577483, with the protein MRVVYKCKNIHLTSKVSSAVAKEQVVERNTPYNRNSLKNLIKKLISTKEVNINKNIYKMKAVMFIFVMLATICAILAFVPYNPPRPGQSKPFPSFPGHGPFNPKIQWPYPLPNPGH; encoded by the exons ATGCGAGTGGTATATAAATGCAAGAATATTCATTTAACGTCGAAAGTATCTTCAGCTGTTGCAAAGGAACAAGTAGTGGAGAG AAATACGCCATACAATAGGAACTCtttgaagaatttaataaagaaactaaTTAGTACTAAGGaagttaatattaat aaaaatatatacaagatGAAGGCAGTAATGTTTATTTTCGTAATGCTTGCCACAATATGTGCAATCCTTGCATTTGTACCATATAATCCGCCGCGACCGGGGCAATCCAAACCGTTTCCAAGCTTCCCAGGTCATGGACCATTCAATCCAAAAATTCAATGGCCATATCCATTACCAAAC CCTGGTCATTAA